One segment of Nostoc piscinale CENA21 DNA contains the following:
- a CDS encoding HU family DNA-binding protein, whose protein sequence is MNKGELVDAVAEKASVTKKQADAVLTAALETIIEAVSSGDKVTLVGFGSFESRERKAREGRNPKTNEKMEIPATKVPAFSAGKLFRERVAPPKS, encoded by the coding sequence ATGAACAAGGGCGAATTGGTTGATGCAGTCGCAGAAAAAGCCAGTGTTACCAAAAAACAAGCAGATGCAGTCTTAACTGCTGCTTTGGAAACCATTATTGAAGCGGTTTCTTCTGGCGATAAAGTGACACTGGTAGGTTTTGGTTCCTTTGAATCACGGGAACGCAAAGCCCGTGAAGGTCGTAACCCCAAAACAAACGAAAAAATGGAAATTCCTGCCACTAAAGTACCTGCTTTCTCTGCTGGTAAACTCTTTAGAGAAAGAGTTGCACCCCCAAAATCTTAG
- a CDS encoding amidase, with the protein MNETDLAFTPAVELARLIRHREVSPLELVEIYLQRIERLNPQLGSYFTVTAELAIADAQAKTEMLATAAELPPFFGVPISIKDLNTVAGVPCTYGNPALLNNIPNYDDGVVTRIKQAGFIILGKTATSEIGSFPYTEPTGFPPSRNPWNLEYTSGGSSGGAAAAVAAGLCAIAQGSDGGGSIRGPAACCGLVGIKPSRGRVTKAPVGDRLGGIAVNGPIARTVADAAAMLDAISGYFTGDPYWLPDPEPSFLASTQAKVSGLRIAFSTQILPLGTADANCQQGVWQTVQLLEQLGNTVTEACPDFSGLVEPFQMVWQAGVAASGLPVEALQPVNRWLLARTGSVAEYLRALSQLQIVSRQIVAFFENFDVLVLPVYLHSPIRVGEWAALSPEETFQNIMRWVAPCPPANATGQPAIALPVGFDSHGLPMSVQLVGKPAAEATLISLAAQIEAAKPWIQHRPAL; encoded by the coding sequence ATGAATGAAACTGATTTAGCGTTTACTCCGGCGGTGGAGTTGGCGCGATTAATCCGCCATCGGGAGGTGTCGCCACTGGAGTTGGTGGAAATATATTTACAAAGAATTGAGCGGTTGAACCCCCAATTGGGAAGTTATTTTACGGTGACGGCAGAACTCGCGATCGCTGATGCCCAAGCAAAAACTGAAATGCTGGCAACAGCCGCTGAACTGCCGCCTTTTTTTGGTGTACCAATTTCGATTAAAGACCTCAACACGGTGGCTGGTGTGCCTTGTACCTACGGCAATCCGGCGTTATTAAACAACATTCCTAATTATGATGATGGAGTGGTAACGCGGATTAAACAGGCAGGGTTCATTATTCTGGGTAAAACTGCCACCTCGGAAATCGGTTCCTTTCCTTACACCGAACCCACAGGTTTTCCCCCGTCCAGAAATCCTTGGAATTTAGAATATACTTCCGGCGGTTCTAGTGGTGGTGCAGCCGCCGCCGTCGCCGCCGGATTATGTGCGATCGCTCAAGGTTCTGATGGTGGTGGTTCGATTCGTGGCCCGGCGGCTTGTTGTGGTTTGGTGGGGATTAAACCATCACGCGGCAGAGTCACCAAAGCCCCGGTAGGCGATCGCTTGGGGGGAATTGCTGTTAATGGCCCCATTGCCCGGACTGTGGCAGATGCCGCCGCAATGTTAGATGCTATTTCTGGTTACTTCACGGGTGATCCTTACTGGCTACCTGATCCTGAACCTTCTTTTCTCGCCTCTACCCAAGCCAAAGTTTCGGGCTTACGCATTGCCTTCTCGACGCAAATCCTACCTTTGGGAACGGCTGACGCGAACTGCCAGCAAGGTGTGTGGCAAACAGTCCAGTTATTAGAACAATTGGGTAACACTGTTACAGAAGCCTGCCCAGATTTTAGTGGCTTAGTCGAACCATTCCAAATGGTTTGGCAAGCGGGAGTCGCCGCTTCTGGATTGCCCGTGGAAGCTTTACAGCCTGTGAACCGTTGGCTATTGGCGCGTACTGGTTCTGTGGCTGAATATCTCCGGGCTTTATCCCAATTACAAATCGTCTCCCGGCAAATTGTGGCATTTTTCGAGAATTTTGATGTGTTGGTATTGCCTGTGTATTTACATTCACCCATTCGTGTCGGGGAATGGGCGGCGTTGAGTCCTGAAGAGACATTTCAGAATATTATGCGTTGGGTTGCCCCTTGTCCCCCTGCTAACGCCACCGGACAACCAGCGATCGCATTACCTGTGGGTTTTGATAGTCATGGTCTACCTATGAGTGTGCAACTGGTGGGTAAACCTGCGGCGGAAGCTACTTTAATTAGTCTCGCTGCCCAAATTGAAGCCGCAAAACCTTGGATTCAGCATCGTCCAGCCTTGTAA
- a CDS encoding alpha/beta hydrolase: protein MIDHSESIFRSIGEVDLYYQSWQPTSNIKAVLVIVHGLGGHSSKYNNIVQHFIPKQYAVYSFDLRGHGRSPGQRGYINSWAEFREDLRTFLELIQSQHPKLPIFLLGHSLGSIIVLDYVLRYPQAAAVLQGVILLAPSLGKVGVSQIKLLLGQLLSRVWPRFTLNTGLDLSAGARDEKVLAIYAQDTLRHTLGTARLATEFLNTVNWINHHTNEWKLPLLILHGGADRITLPEGSQIFYEQLTTCQDKTIIVYPDAYHELQDDLNYQEVLADLESWLEGHLLSN from the coding sequence ATGATTGACCACAGCGAAAGTATATTTCGGAGTATTGGTGAAGTTGACCTATATTACCAAAGCTGGCAACCAACAAGTAATATCAAAGCTGTATTAGTGATTGTGCATGGTTTGGGAGGTCATAGTAGCAAATACAATAACATAGTTCAGCATTTTATCCCTAAACAATATGCTGTTTATAGCTTTGACTTGCGTGGTCACGGACGTTCTCCAGGTCAAAGAGGATATATTAATTCTTGGGCAGAATTCCGCGAAGATTTGCGAACTTTTTTAGAATTAATTCAATCTCAACACCCAAAATTACCAATTTTTCTATTAGGACATAGTTTGGGTTCAATTATTGTTTTAGATTATGTTTTGCGTTATCCCCAAGCTGCGGCTGTTCTGCAAGGTGTAATTCTTCTTGCGCCAAGCTTAGGAAAAGTTGGTGTATCACAGATTAAGCTATTACTGGGACAATTGCTATCACGGGTATGGCCAAGGTTTACTTTAAATACTGGCCTTGATTTATCTGCTGGTGCAAGAGATGAAAAAGTTTTAGCTATCTATGCTCAAGATACTTTACGACATACTTTAGGAACGGCTCGTTTAGCAACAGAGTTTTTGAACACTGTTAATTGGATTAATCATCATACTAACGAATGGAAATTACCATTATTAATTCTTCACGGTGGCGCGGACAGAATTACATTACCAGAAGGAAGTCAGATTTTTTATGAGCAACTAACTACTTGTCAAGATAAGACTATAATTGTCTATCCAGACGCATATCATGAACTACAAGATGACCTCAATTATCAAGAAGTTTTAGCTGATTTAGAAAGTTGGTTGGAAGGCCATTTGCTATCTAATTAA
- the cobD gene encoding threonine-phosphate decarboxylase CobD, translating into MQQPAHGGNLAWAAALAGCPRDAILDFSASISPLGPPDSAIAAIQSQIGSLRHYPEPEYSELRLALSHFHQLPPEWILPGNGSAELLTLVGRELAELSATILLTPAFGDYYRTLTAYNAKVLEFPINLGQGDKETRRQSEVFLPHTPQPLPPRSLTKQQGLLLNNPHNPTGKMFSRSEILPLLEEFALVVVDEAFMDFVPPEAEQSLISVVQEHKNLVVLRSLTKFYSLPGLRLGYAIAHPDRLSRWQTWRDPWPVNNLAAAAAIAVIGDQNFQQQTWQWLPPTRNQLFQGLAAIAGLQPHTSAANFLLVTSQKSSLQLQQQLLQDHQILIRDCLSFKELGDRFFRVAVRSVSDNQRLLTALQALLNN; encoded by the coding sequence ATGCAGCAACCAGCACACGGGGGAAATTTAGCCTGGGCAGCAGCACTGGCTGGCTGTCCCCGTGATGCTATTCTTGATTTTTCTGCGAGCATCAGTCCATTAGGGCCGCCGGATAGTGCGATCGCTGCGATTCAATCTCAAATTGGTAGTCTGAGGCACTATCCCGAACCAGAATATAGTGAACTGAGACTTGCTCTCAGTCACTTCCATCAATTACCGCCAGAGTGGATTTTGCCGGGTAACGGTTCCGCAGAATTATTAACTTTGGTAGGTAGAGAATTAGCAGAACTATCTGCAACAATCTTGTTAACTCCAGCCTTTGGTGATTACTACCGCACCTTGACGGCTTACAACGCTAAAGTTCTGGAGTTCCCGATCAATTTGGGACAGGGAGACAAGGAGACAAGGAGACAAAGTGAAGTTTTTCTTCCCCACACCCCTCAACCCCTGCCCCCTCGCTCACTCACCAAACAACAGGGGTTATTGTTAAACAATCCCCACAACCCTACAGGTAAAATGTTTTCGCGGTCGGAAATTTTACCACTGTTAGAAGAGTTTGCCTTAGTGGTAGTGGATGAAGCGTTTATGGATTTTGTGCCACCAGAAGCAGAACAAAGCCTGATTTCCGTGGTGCAGGAACATAAAAATTTAGTTGTGTTGCGATCGCTGACCAAATTTTACAGTCTGCCGGGGCTAAGACTGGGATATGCGATCGCCCACCCGGATCGTTTGTCACGGTGGCAGACGTGGCGCGATCCCTGGCCTGTTAACAATCTCGCTGCGGCCGCCGCCATTGCGGTCATCGGCGACCAAAATTTTCAACAGCAAACTTGGCAATGGCTACCACCTACCCGAAACCAACTGTTTCAAGGTTTAGCCGCCATTGCAGGACTGCAACCTCACACCAGTGCTGCCAACTTTTTATTAGTGACATCACAAAAATCGAGTTTGCAGTTACAGCAACAATTACTCCAAGATCATCAGATTTTAATTCGAGATTGCCTGAGCTTTAAAGAATTAGGCGATCGCTTCTTCCGTGTCGCTGTGCGTTCTGTGTCCGATAACCAACGTTTATTAACAGCCCTGCAAGCATTACTGAACAATTAG
- a CDS encoding iron uptake porin, producing the protein MAKYLLASASGASFLCLINGLLPIQALATSVQIDNNSLVNVPQKSAIINSQVAAHETKLILADGSQPESPAIKGEPEVQDSSQSYESQTSDNNESAQVTSVSQLSDVQPTDWAFQALQSLVERYGCIAGYPNGTYRGNRAMTRYEFAAGLNACLERVNELIATATSDLVKKEDLATLQKLQEDFSAELATLRGRVDALEARTAELEANQFSTTTKLNGEVIVAGIGATGGAPNQGDPNIILVNRVRLNLNTSFTGKDLLITGLQAYNFLGGIDGSGSLQQGLGLASDLLTASSARTSFEPLFPGLDVKTLSDLSANSIQLYKLLYVFPVADKLTLFAGTAAEATDAFPAITPFYGEGNESISRFAGLNPVARVSGGTSGTGLASAAGFIFSISPQLDFRALYGSVNANIPQEAGDIVPGVSNTPLGAGVFGGSNVISTQLTFKPTSSIDVGLNYAHSYHEINILGTGLVRDDIGALAGVDLGTPVTLNSVGGTVTWRFSPKVALSGYGAAMFVDASSGGDVNASTTFTSWMVGLHFNDLFKSGNNAGIIFGQPLFRSDANGEAQLAPDGVNRATPYHLEAYYRFKLTDNISITPGAFVLFNPEGDSRNETTTVGVLRSTFTF; encoded by the coding sequence ATGGCTAAGTATCTCCTAGCTTCTGCTAGTGGAGCTAGTTTTTTATGTTTAATTAACGGATTGTTACCCATACAAGCACTAGCAACCTCCGTACAAATAGATAATAATTCCTTGGTAAATGTTCCTCAAAAATCAGCAATTATCAACAGCCAAGTTGCTGCTCATGAAACTAAGTTGATTCTAGCCGATGGTAGCCAACCAGAATCACCAGCTATCAAAGGTGAGCCAGAGGTACAAGATTCCTCGCAGTCTTATGAGTCACAGACATCAGACAATAACGAAAGCGCCCAAGTAACATCTGTATCACAATTATCTGATGTGCAACCAACTGATTGGGCTTTTCAAGCCTTACAATCTTTGGTTGAACGCTATGGTTGTATTGCTGGTTATCCCAATGGTACTTATCGTGGCAATCGTGCTATGACTCGTTATGAGTTTGCAGCAGGCTTAAATGCTTGTTTAGAAAGAGTTAACGAACTCATCGCTACAGCCACTTCTGATTTAGTTAAAAAAGAAGATTTAGCAACCTTACAAAAATTACAAGAAGATTTTTCAGCAGAACTCGCAACTCTCCGGGGACGAGTGGATGCACTAGAAGCACGCACCGCCGAACTAGAAGCCAATCAATTTTCTACTACTACTAAACTCAATGGCGAGGTAATTGTTGCAGGTATTGGTGCGACAGGTGGCGCACCTAATCAGGGTGATCCTAATATTATCTTGGTGAACAGAGTCCGATTAAATCTCAACACTAGCTTTACCGGGAAAGATTTACTAATCACGGGTTTACAAGCTTATAACTTTTTGGGTGGTATAGATGGAAGTGGTAGCTTGCAACAAGGTTTAGGATTAGCTTCGGATTTACTGACTGCTAGTAGTGCGAGAACAAGTTTTGAACCGCTGTTTCCTGGTTTGGACGTAAAAACGTTATCAGATCTGTCAGCTAACAGTATACAACTATATAAGTTACTGTATGTTTTTCCAGTCGCGGATAAATTAACTTTGTTTGCGGGAACTGCGGCGGAAGCAACAGATGCTTTTCCTGCTATCACACCTTTTTATGGTGAAGGAAATGAGTCGATTTCGCGGTTTGCAGGTTTAAATCCTGTGGCGCGAGTCTCTGGAGGGACTTCGGGAACTGGTTTAGCATCGGCGGCGGGATTTATTTTTAGTATTTCTCCCCAATTAGATTTCAGAGCTTTATACGGCAGCGTCAACGCCAACATACCACAAGAAGCAGGTGATATTGTTCCTGGAGTTTCTAATACGCCTTTGGGTGCGGGTGTATTTGGTGGTAGTAATGTGATTAGCACTCAATTAACCTTCAAACCTACTAGTTCCATAGATGTGGGTTTAAACTATGCCCACAGTTATCACGAAATTAATATCTTAGGTACGGGATTAGTTCGTGATGATATTGGCGCATTAGCTGGCGTTGATTTAGGAACACCTGTCACACTTAATTCTGTTGGTGGTACGGTAACTTGGCGCTTTTCTCCCAAGGTTGCTTTGTCTGGTTACGGTGCTGCAATGTTTGTGGATGCTTCTTCTGGTGGTGATGTTAATGCTTCCACTACCTTTACTAGCTGGATGGTAGGGCTGCACTTTAATGATTTGTTTAAATCAGGGAATAATGCAGGGATTATTTTTGGACAACCGTTGTTTCGCTCGGATGCTAATGGTGAGGCACAACTAGCTCCAGATGGGGTAAACCGTGCTACTCCTTACCATTTAGAGGCGTATTATCGCTTTAAGCTTACAGATAATATCAGCATTACTCCCGGTGCTTTTGTATTGTTTAACCCTGAAGGTGATAGCAGAAATGAAACTACAACGGTAGGTGTTCTGCGGAGTACGTTTACTTTTTAG
- a CDS encoding DUF4328 domain-containing protein — translation MTNFNAAGSLKSAAIGKFLVRVLWVVVGVGIVSTLFSLLAVIAQPVYQILASLDGVVSIVALLTSVASIIIFLIWLHRIHTDLKNLFQEYPITPGGAIARFLIPIYSLWGIANTLSTFADKFKPEGGDLTSAGEQVRSLIAPLYSFMIGSRAVNRVVFEAYKHPEDKFLPVWLLLSCFLDLGFTIVLLQLIKTMRTAVTQKAKRTVA, via the coding sequence ATGACGAATTTCAATGCTGCTGGTTCTTTGAAGTCTGCGGCTATCGGCAAATTTTTGGTGCGGGTGCTGTGGGTAGTGGTGGGAGTTGGGATTGTTTCGACGTTGTTCTCGTTGTTAGCTGTCATCGCGCAGCCAGTTTATCAAATATTGGCGAGTTTAGATGGAGTAGTATCAATAGTTGCGTTGCTGACGAGCGTCGCTTCAATTATTATTTTTTTGATTTGGCTACATCGTATCCATACAGATTTAAAAAATCTCTTTCAAGAATATCCGATTACCCCAGGGGGTGCGATCGCTAGATTTTTGATTCCTATATACAGCCTTTGGGGTATAGCGAATACTTTATCCACCTTTGCGGACAAATTTAAACCAGAAGGTGGCGATTTAACTAGTGCAGGTGAACAAGTGCGATCGTTAATAGCTCCCCTTTATAGTTTTATGATAGGCTCAAGGGCAGTCAATCGCGTTGTTTTTGAAGCTTATAAACATCCTGAAGATAAATTTCTGCCTGTGTGGCTGTTATTATCTTGCTTTTTAGATTTAGGTTTTACCATTGTCTTATTGCAACTCATCAAAACTATGCGAACTGCTGTGACTCAAAAAGCTAAACGCACCGTTGCCTAA
- a CDS encoding dihydrolipoyl dehydrogenase family protein, whose product MTIDYDVVIIGGSLAGRYAALAATKWHAKVALVEPHINYGFIYHHSLSEIANRLESLNQADGFGIRTNHADIAEKCHISLAWQEAMLYADTVAANIQELNSPATLAAQGVDVIFGKGEFQPSPHLAFAVYQNDEKSTQSAPQQILRLLRGRTYLLASGSRPKIPNIEGLQNTGYITLNNIWQSLKKRTLPQNWVILGGVPQSIEIAQTLARLGCTVTLVIKHPHILPNTDPEIAQLLQAQLEVDGVHILTQTAVTQVRQIDDKKWVQAGDKAIETDEILVATAQQPNFASFNLAAVGVKWYQHRLVVNNKLQTTNKRIYACGDVIGGYDLINVAHYEARIATNNALFFPRLEVNYQHIPWGIFTQPMLAQVGLTQIQVIRQFRPDEFLILRQYFKSLAAAQINSEITGICQLIVLRNGEILGATILGQSAGELINIIALAINQKIKVKDLANLAPIYPNFSEILTQTAQEYQQRLNNHPDVQDRLEGFFHFRRNWNL is encoded by the coding sequence ATGACCATTGATTATGATGTCGTGATTATTGGCGGTAGCCTCGCCGGACGCTATGCGGCTTTAGCTGCAACCAAATGGCACGCTAAAGTTGCCCTAGTAGAACCACATATAAATTACGGATTTATTTATCATCACTCCCTCAGCGAAATTGCCAACCGCTTAGAGTCTCTCAATCAAGCCGATGGTTTTGGTATTCGTACCAATCATGCGGACATCGCCGAAAAATGCCATATATCCCTCGCTTGGCAAGAGGCAATGCTATATGCTGACACAGTAGCAGCCAATATCCAAGAACTCAATTCTCCAGCCACATTAGCTGCACAAGGCGTTGATGTGATTTTTGGCAAAGGTGAATTTCAACCTTCGCCACATTTGGCATTTGCTGTTTATCAAAATGATGAAAAATCAACCCAATCTGCACCTCAGCAAATTCTCCGCTTGTTAAGGGGACGCACTTATTTATTAGCCAGTGGTTCCCGTCCCAAAATTCCTAATATTGAAGGTTTACAAAATACTGGTTACATTACCTTAAATAATATTTGGCAATCTCTCAAAAAAAGAACATTACCTCAAAATTGGGTAATTCTTGGTGGCGTACCTCAAAGTATTGAAATCGCCCAAACTTTAGCCCGGTTGGGTTGTACTGTCACATTAGTCATTAAACATCCTCATATTCTGCCAAATACTGACCCAGAAATTGCTCAACTGCTGCAAGCACAATTAGAAGTTGATGGTGTACATATTTTGACGCAAACAGCCGTCACCCAAGTTAGACAAATTGATGATAAAAAATGGGTACAAGCCGGAGATAAAGCAATTGAAACTGATGAAATTTTAGTAGCCACAGCACAACAACCAAATTTTGCATCTTTCAATTTAGCAGCCGTCGGCGTGAAATGGTATCAGCATCGTTTAGTAGTCAACAATAAACTGCAAACTACCAACAAACGTATTTACGCTTGTGGTGATGTCATTGGTGGTTATGACTTGATCAACGTTGCTCATTATGAAGCGAGAATCGCCACCAACAATGCCCTATTTTTCCCTAGATTAGAGGTGAATTATCAACACATACCTTGGGGAATATTTACTCAGCCAATGTTAGCGCAAGTTGGTTTAACCCAAATTCAAGTTATCAGGCAATTTCGCCCCGATGAATTTTTAATTTTACGGCAATATTTTAAATCTTTAGCAGCAGCCCAAATTAACAGCGAAATCACAGGTATTTGTCAATTAATTGTCTTACGTAACGGCGAAATTTTAGGTGCAACTATCTTAGGTCAAAGCGCCGGAGAGTTAATTAATATAATTGCATTAGCTATCAACCAAAAAATTAAAGTCAAAGATTTAGCTAACTTAGCGCCCATCTATCCCAATTTTTCCGAAATTCTCACCCAAACTGCCCAAGAATATCAGCAAAGATTAAATAACCATCCAGATGTGCAAGATAGATTAGAAGGCTTCTTCCATTTCCGCCGCAATTGGAATTTGTAA
- a CDS encoding DUF4089 domain-containing protein, which produces MGKLLKNMQNQELDFNKYVEQAALLLDLPINDEYYEGVVANFARIQAIAQLVNSFSLPAEVEAAPVFEP; this is translated from the coding sequence ATGGGAAAGTTGCTCAAAAATATGCAAAATCAAGAATTAGATTTCAATAAATATGTTGAGCAAGCTGCTTTACTATTAGATTTGCCAATCAATGATGAATATTATGAGGGAGTGGTAGCAAATTTTGCCAGGATTCAAGCGATCGCTCAACTAGTCAATTCTTTTTCTCTACCCGCAGAAGTTGAAGCCGCGCCAGTATTTGAACCATAG